One genomic window of Trichlorobacter lovleyi includes the following:
- the treS gene encoding maltose alpha-D-glucosyltransferase: protein MRHDDSTLEDNPFWYRDAIIYQVHIKAFADSDDDGMGDFRGLIGKLDYLQQLGITAIWLLPFYPSPLRDDGYDIADYYNVNPSYNSLREFRQLLRAAHSRGIRLITELVLNHTSDQHPWFQRARRASPGSVHRDYYVWSNTSEKYHEARIIFQDFETSNWTWDPVAKAYYWHRFYSHQPDLNFDNPKVQAEMLRVIDFWMRMGVDGVRLDAVPYLFEREGTNCENLPETHAFLKKLRAHLDSSFKNRMLLSEANQWPEDAAAYFGDGDESNMAFHFPLMPRMFMAIEMEDRFPIVDILDQTPAIPEGCQWATFLRNHDELTLEMVTDEERDYMYRVYASDPHARINLGIRRRLAPLMGKNRRKIELMNILLFSMPGTPIIYYGDEIGMGDNYFLGDRNGVRTPMQWNPDRNAGFSKASPQKLYLPVIMEPEYHFEAVNVENQERNPSSLLWWMRRTIAMRKRHKAFGCGSLEMLSSDNPKVLNFIRSHEEEQLLVVVNLSRFAQAVSIDLSRYAGLIPEELFSRNRFPMIQEGRYHFTLGPYDYFWFVLRSNEARTEPREESLKLKLREGRPWWDVLTGKSGERLCSTVMPHYLERVFWFCGKGRVISQISVLDSCPLKKDEQLFLLVFIKVTYTDWDPEIYQIPMIWLSNERMQALTDRHPLAIITALSIGNTDGALTDAIYFEEFRELLYGLMSEQTKVHASKGAQLVGLRGSGITSSSPPRTELFPSRVAAVEQNNTSILYGDRLLFKMYRRLEEGINPEPEILKFLAAKKKFRNVPTYAGRIEYRTANGKQYSLGVLQTYIICHGDAWRNTLTTLAQFVEHLLANRQELPKLPSPLPSILEVTEHGIPDQYRTMVHGLHLELALLLGRRTAEMHRALASDAGKDDWSMEEFSTLYQRSVFQSMRGLVRRNLQLLSDNLQILPGEVQQRASRILESEKELIACLQKITGRRLSAMKCRIHGDFHLGQALFTGKDFFFIDFEGEPVHSLSERRLKRSPLRDIAGMIHSFHYAAMTTLTHHGASHPEDVAVLEPWLEAWYIYVSGSYLKAYLHTMKNSPLIPANKGELAIMLRCFLIQKQVHELGYELHNRPDMVDLTLRGIEMLLRECRNV from the coding sequence ATGCGTCATGACGATTCAACCCTGGAAGACAATCCGTTCTGGTACCGCGATGCGATCATCTATCAGGTGCATATCAAGGCCTTTGCCGATTCCGATGATGACGGCATGGGGGATTTCCGTGGCCTGATCGGCAAACTGGACTATCTGCAGCAACTCGGGATTACGGCAATCTGGCTGCTTCCCTTTTATCCGTCCCCCTTGCGGGATGATGGCTATGACATCGCTGACTACTACAATGTCAACCCCAGTTACAACAGCCTCCGTGAGTTCAGGCAGTTGCTGCGGGCTGCCCACAGCCGCGGTATCAGGCTGATCACCGAGCTGGTCCTGAATCATACCTCTGATCAGCATCCCTGGTTTCAACGGGCCCGCCGTGCAAGCCCGGGATCAGTCCATCGCGACTACTATGTCTGGAGTAACACTTCAGAAAAGTACCATGAAGCCCGTATTATCTTTCAGGATTTTGAAACCTCTAACTGGACCTGGGACCCGGTTGCCAAGGCCTACTACTGGCACCGTTTCTATTCCCACCAACCGGACCTGAATTTTGACAATCCCAAGGTACAGGCAGAGATGCTGCGGGTGATTGACTTCTGGATGCGGATGGGGGTTGACGGCGTCCGGCTGGATGCCGTGCCCTACCTGTTTGAGCGGGAGGGAACCAACTGCGAGAACCTGCCGGAAACCCATGCCTTTTTGAAGAAGTTACGGGCACACCTGGACAGCTCCTTTAAAAACAGGATGCTGCTTTCAGAAGCAAACCAGTGGCCGGAAGATGCTGCCGCCTATTTTGGCGACGGAGATGAAAGCAACATGGCCTTCCATTTCCCGCTGATGCCGCGCATGTTCATGGCGATTGAGATGGAAGACCGCTTTCCGATTGTCGATATCCTGGATCAGACCCCGGCCATACCGGAAGGCTGCCAGTGGGCCACCTTCCTCCGCAATCATGATGAGTTGACCCTGGAGATGGTGACCGACGAAGAGCGGGACTACATGTACCGGGTCTATGCCTCTGACCCCCACGCCCGGATCAATCTCGGCATCCGCCGCCGCCTGGCCCCCCTGATGGGTAAAAACCGCCGCAAGATAGAGTTGATGAACATCCTGCTCTTTTCCATGCCCGGAACACCGATTATCTACTATGGTGATGAGATCGGGATGGGAGACAACTACTTTCTGGGGGACCGTAACGGCGTGCGCACGCCGATGCAGTGGAATCCTGACCGCAATGCCGGTTTTTCCAAGGCCAGCCCCCAGAAACTGTATCTGCCCGTGATCATGGAACCGGAATACCACTTCGAGGCAGTCAATGTCGAGAATCAGGAGCGGAACCCCTCATCCCTGTTGTGGTGGATGCGACGCACCATCGCCATGCGCAAACGCCATAAGGCATTTGGCTGCGGCAGCCTGGAGATGCTCTCGTCTGACAACCCGAAGGTGCTGAACTTCATCCGCAGTCATGAAGAGGAACAACTGCTGGTGGTTGTCAATCTCTCGCGGTTCGCCCAGGCGGTCAGTATCGACCTGTCCCGCTATGCCGGGTTGATCCCTGAAGAGCTGTTCAGCCGCAACCGTTTCCCCATGATCCAGGAGGGCCGTTACCACTTCACCCTGGGGCCTTATGACTACTTCTGGTTTGTGCTGCGCAGCAATGAGGCCCGGACCGAGCCACGCGAGGAAAGCCTGAAACTCAAACTGAGAGAAGGCCGTCCCTGGTGGGATGTACTTACGGGTAAAAGCGGTGAACGCCTCTGCAGTACCGTGATGCCCCACTACCTTGAACGGGTCTTCTGGTTCTGCGGCAAAGGGCGGGTCATCAGCCAGATCAGTGTGCTTGACAGTTGTCCCTTGAAAAAGGATGAACAGCTGTTTTTACTCGTTTTTATCAAGGTGACTTACACCGACTGGGATCCGGAGATTTATCAGATTCCCATGATCTGGCTTTCCAACGAGCGGATGCAGGCCCTGACAGACCGGCATCCGCTGGCAATCATCACAGCCCTCAGTATTGGAAATACAGACGGTGCCTTGACTGATGCCATCTACTTTGAAGAATTCAGGGAACTGCTCTACGGCCTGATGAGTGAACAAACCAAAGTGCATGCCAGCAAAGGCGCCCAGCTGGTTGGCCTGCGCGGCAGCGGCATCACAAGCAGTTCGCCCCCCAGGACAGAGCTGTTTCCCAGCCGGGTGGCGGCTGTTGAGCAGAACAACACCAGTATCCTGTATGGCGACCGGTTGTTGTTCAAGATGTACCGCAGGCTGGAAGAAGGGATTAACCCGGAGCCTGAAATACTTAAATTCCTTGCAGCAAAAAAGAAATTCCGTAATGTACCCACCTACGCCGGAAGGATCGAATACCGTACTGCAAACGGCAAACAATACTCGCTCGGTGTGCTGCAGACCTATATCATCTGTCATGGTGATGCCTGGCGGAATACCCTTACGACCCTTGCCCAGTTTGTAGAGCATCTGCTCGCCAACAGACAGGAACTGCCAAAGCTGCCATCCCCCTTGCCATCTATCCTGGAAGTGACGGAACATGGTATTCCGGATCAATACCGTACCATGGTACATGGATTACACCTGGAGCTGGCCCTGCTGCTTGGCAGACGAACTGCCGAGATGCACCGGGCTCTGGCCTCTGATGCCGGTAAAGACGACTGGAGCATGGAAGAGTTTTCAACCCTGTACCAGCGTTCGGTCTTCCAGTCCATGCGGGGGCTTGTTCGCAGAAACCTGCAGCTCCTTTCGGACAACCTGCAGATCCTGCCGGGTGAAGTACAGCAGCGGGCCAGCCGGATACTGGAGAGCGAAAAAGAGCTCATCGCCTGCCTGCAGAAAATTACCGGGCGGCGGCTTTCCGCCATGAAATGCCGGATTCATGGCGATTTTCACCTGGGACAGGCCCTGTTCACCGGCAAGGACTTCTTTTTCATAGACTTTGAAGGCGAACCGGTGCATTCACTCAGCGAGCGGCGGCTGAAACGCTCACCACTACGGGATATCGCCGGCATGATCCACTCATTCCATTATGCCGCCATGACAACACTGACACACCACGGCGCCAGCCACCCAGAGGATGTCGCCGTGCTGGAACCCTGGCTTGAAGCCTGGTATATCTACGTCAGCGGGTCGTATCTGAAGGCGTATCTGCACACCATGAAAAACTCCCCCCTGATCCCTGCAAACAAGGGGGAGCTTGCGATCATGCTGCGCTGTTTTCTGATCCAGAAGCAGGTCCATGAATTGGGCTATGAACTGCATAATCGCCCTGATATGGTTGATCTGACCCTGCGGGGAATTGAGATGTTACTGCGGGAATGCCGGAATGTGTAA
- a CDS encoding malto-oligosyltrehalose synthase, translating to MNGKGLRIPSATYRLQFNAGFTFSDAAEIIPYLHSLGISDIYASPYLKARKGSLHGYDILDQNSLNPEIGTEHDYDALITALHQHAMGQIADIVPNHMCIEGQGNDFWMDVLENGPSSACACFFDIDWHPIKQELENRILVPILGDQYGTVLENGELKIAFEEGAFFVHYYDHKLPVIPKTYSKILTINIDALEQELSGSAPQFQELMSIITALKHLPFTTELDPERIAERYREKEVIKRRLLNLYQNSGAIKGFIDNNLKIFNGIKNDPRSYDLLDELLQDQVYRISHWRVATEEINYRRFFDINSLGAIKVENPAVFEKTHNFIFKLVETGKINGLRIDHADGLRDPEDYLKRLQAGCFIRMYKGSGESQPSGMDEESQTEAAIREKYDLILQATPSYKPFFIVGEKILLKSEKLPEDWPVFGTTGYDFINQVNGLFVDGSNAKVFESIYTRFMQHRVDFHAAVYDKKKLVMQVAMSSEINTLAHYLNRISEQNRHTRDFTLNSLIKSIVEVIANFPVYRTYTNSLEVSERDRQYIEMTILKAKRQNPAISSSVFDFIRDVLLLRFSDAMTDDQKQARLDFVMRFQQITGPIMAKGVEDTAFYLYNRLISLNEVGGSPERFGISPEAFHGQNIERCKNRPLAMLASSTHDTKRSEDVRARINVLSEIPEVWKEGLSRWSRQNRRVKMVVDGKPAPSRNEEYLLYQTMIGTWPFCKPDDEEFGLFRTRIKEYMLKAMREAKVHTSWINPNSLREDAVMYFIDTILKDSPNNQFLHDFGAFQAVTAAGGIVNALSQTLLKITSPGIPDIYQGNELWDFSLVAPDNRRPVDYTARKRYLDELIHRESAAGLLETAREVVGNRSDGRIKLHLTWKALTFRRANRELFESGRYLPLTVAGVFQEQVCAFERSINNRSILVVVPRLCTRLMSDDNRLPLGAAVWQDTRLLLPLDTEASSYRNIFTGELLLLNQHEGQLSLNLADILAEFPCALLERFDRICEMPEPASD from the coding sequence ATGAACGGCAAAGGGCTCAGAATACCGTCGGCAACCTACCGGCTCCAGTTTAATGCAGGCTTTACATTCAGCGATGCCGCAGAGATCATCCCTTATCTGCACAGCCTCGGCATCAGCGATATCTATGCCTCTCCCTACTTAAAGGCACGGAAAGGGAGTCTGCACGGCTATGACATACTGGACCAGAACAGCCTGAATCCGGAGATAGGCACTGAGCACGACTATGATGCCCTGATAACGGCGCTGCACCAACATGCGATGGGACAGATTGCCGATATTGTGCCGAACCATATGTGCATTGAAGGCCAGGGAAATGACTTCTGGATGGATGTGCTGGAGAATGGCCCCAGTTCAGCCTGTGCCTGTTTCTTTGATATCGACTGGCATCCGATCAAACAGGAACTGGAGAACAGGATACTGGTTCCTATTCTGGGGGACCAATACGGTACCGTGCTTGAAAACGGCGAACTGAAGATTGCCTTTGAGGAAGGAGCCTTTTTTGTCCACTACTATGACCATAAGCTGCCGGTCATTCCCAAAACCTACAGCAAGATCCTGACCATCAATATTGACGCGCTGGAGCAGGAGCTGTCCGGCTCCGCCCCCCAGTTTCAGGAACTGATGAGCATCATCACGGCACTCAAGCATCTGCCCTTTACCACAGAACTTGATCCGGAACGGATCGCAGAGCGTTACCGCGAAAAAGAGGTCATCAAGCGGCGCCTGTTGAATCTCTATCAGAACAGCGGCGCCATCAAGGGGTTCATTGATAACAACCTGAAAATCTTTAACGGCATAAAAAATGACCCCCGCAGCTATGATCTGCTGGATGAACTGCTGCAGGACCAGGTCTATCGCATTTCCCACTGGCGCGTTGCAACAGAGGAGATCAACTACCGCAGATTCTTTGATATCAACTCCCTTGGCGCCATCAAGGTGGAAAATCCGGCTGTTTTTGAGAAGACGCACAACTTCATCTTCAAGCTTGTCGAAACCGGCAAGATTAACGGCCTGCGCATCGACCATGCCGACGGCTTAAGGGACCCGGAGGATTATCTCAAAAGATTGCAAGCCGGCTGTTTTATTCGGATGTACAAAGGTTCCGGTGAAAGCCAGCCGTCCGGGATGGATGAAGAGAGCCAGACTGAAGCAGCCATCCGGGAAAAATATGACCTGATTCTTCAGGCCACCCCTTCCTATAAGCCCTTCTTTATTGTTGGGGAGAAAATCCTCCTCAAATCGGAAAAGCTGCCGGAGGACTGGCCGGTTTTCGGCACCACCGGCTACGATTTTATCAATCAGGTCAACGGACTGTTTGTTGACGGCTCGAACGCCAAGGTCTTTGAATCGATCTACACCCGCTTTATGCAGCACCGGGTTGATTTTCACGCTGCGGTTTATGACAAGAAGAAGCTGGTCATGCAGGTGGCCATGTCCAGTGAAATCAACACACTGGCCCATTACCTGAACAGGATTTCGGAGCAGAACCGCCATACCAGGGACTTTACCCTGAACAGCCTGATCAAATCGATCGTGGAGGTGATCGCCAATTTCCCGGTCTACCGGACCTACACCAATAGTCTTGAGGTCTCGGAGCGGGACCGCCAGTATATTGAAATGACTATTCTGAAAGCCAAGCGCCAGAACCCGGCCATCAGCAGCTCTGTTTTTGATTTTATCCGGGATGTGCTGTTGCTCCGGTTCTCAGATGCCATGACGGATGATCAAAAACAGGCCCGGCTTGATTTTGTGATGCGGTTTCAGCAGATTACCGGTCCGATCATGGCCAAGGGGGTCGAAGACACCGCCTTTTATCTGTACAACCGGCTCATATCGCTTAATGAAGTCGGAGGCAGTCCGGAACGCTTCGGCATCAGCCCTGAGGCATTTCATGGCCAGAACATCGAACGTTGCAAGAACCGGCCATTGGCCATGCTGGCCTCATCGACCCATGACACCAAGCGCAGTGAGGATGTCCGCGCCCGGATTAACGTGCTCTCCGAAATCCCTGAGGTATGGAAGGAGGGGCTTTCCCGCTGGAGCCGTCAGAATCGCAGGGTAAAGATGGTGGTGGATGGCAAACCCGCGCCAAGCCGCAATGAGGAATACCTGCTCTACCAGACCATGATAGGCACCTGGCCCTTCTGTAAGCCGGATGATGAAGAGTTCGGACTGTTCCGTACCAGGATCAAGGAATATATGCTGAAGGCGATGCGGGAGGCCAAGGTACACACGAGCTGGATCAACCCCAACTCATTGCGGGAAGATGCGGTCATGTATTTTATCGATACCATCCTGAAGGATTCACCAAACAACCAGTTTCTGCATGACTTCGGAGCTTTCCAGGCAGTGACGGCTGCAGGCGGTATCGTCAACGCCCTTTCCCAGACCCTACTCAAGATAACATCTCCGGGCATTCCAGATATCTATCAGGGAAATGAGCTGTGGGATTTCAGCCTGGTTGCCCCTGACAACCGACGACCGGTTGATTATACCGCAAGAAAGCGCTATCTGGACGAACTGATCCACCGGGAATCAGCTGCCGGACTGTTGGAAACGGCCCGTGAAGTGGTTGGCAACCGTAGCGATGGACGGATAAAATTGCATCTGACCTGGAAGGCGCTTACCTTTCGCCGGGCAAACCGGGAACTGTTTGAATCCGGAAGATACCTGCCTCTCACGGTTGCAGGCGTCTTCCAAGAGCAGGTCTGTGCCTTTGAACGTTCAATCAACAACCGCTCCATTCTGGTGGTGGTGCCACGCCTCTGTACGCGGCTGATGTCTGATGACAACCGGCTGCCACTGGGGGCGGCGGTATGGCAGGACACCCGTCTGTTGCTGCCGCTTGATACTGAGGCCAGCAGCTATCGCAACATTTTCACCGGAGAGCTGCTGTTGCTCAATCAGCATGAAGGACAATTGAGCCTGAACCTTGCGGATATTTTAGCTGAATTCCCCTGTGCATTATTGGAACGGTTTGACCGTATCTGTGAAATGCCTGAACCAGCGTCGGACTGA
- the malQ gene encoding 4-alpha-glucanotransferase, translating to MLNKRGCGILLHPTSLPGPDAIGTLGADARRFIDLLGTMGMTYWQVLPLTPPACGNSPYSAFTAFGGNPLLIDLEQLAEEGDLPAPLCHPAYPKDRVDFGLVYQIKHELLYQAGMQFLQHAPPQRKSCFDEFCATVPWLHDFALFMALKRRFNGVSWHLWSQEVACPAPETLQSLSQELEQEVALQKYLQWQFTRQWNQLRSYANQQGIAVIGDLPIFVAYDSADVWSRRELFLLDRLGKPTVVAGVPPDYFSATGQLWGNPHYNWDLMAQDGYSWWIERFRSMFNFFDLVRIDHFRGFEASWQIPAGEKTAQQGVWVKGPGEKLFDAVQAALGKLPIIAEDLGVITPEVLALRDRYDFPGMKILQFGFDAEQDDRDLPHNHVKNGVVYTGTHDNDTTKGWCRTRSAAELREMEAYLGSSSSGGDCAGDLIRAALMSVADTAILPLQDILKLGSEARMNIPGTPFDNWEWRFSWDQLPDDLAAELHVQLRRYGRTG from the coding sequence ATGCTGAATAAAAGAGGATGCGGAATCCTGCTGCACCCGACATCGCTCCCCGGACCTGATGCCATCGGTACACTGGGGGCAGATGCGCGACGTTTTATCGACCTGCTCGGCACGATGGGGATGACCTACTGGCAGGTCCTGCCGTTGACCCCTCCGGCCTGCGGCAACTCCCCCTACTCCGCCTTTACCGCCTTTGGCGGCAACCCGCTCTTGATCGACCTGGAACAGCTGGCAGAGGAGGGAGACCTCCCCGCCCCCCTTTGTCATCCAGCCTATCCGAAAGACCGGGTTGATTTCGGGTTGGTCTATCAGATCAAACATGAGCTGCTCTACCAGGCCGGTATGCAGTTCCTGCAGCACGCCCCCCCCCAACGCAAGAGCTGTTTTGATGAGTTCTGCGCCACAGTGCCCTGGCTGCATGACTTCGCGCTCTTCATGGCCCTGAAGCGCCGTTTCAATGGCGTCAGCTGGCATCTCTGGTCACAGGAGGTTGCCTGTCCAGCTCCTGAAACACTGCAATCACTGTCACAGGAACTGGAACAGGAGGTCGCACTCCAGAAATATCTGCAGTGGCAATTCACACGGCAATGGAACCAGCTGCGCAGCTATGCCAACCAGCAGGGTATAGCCGTGATCGGAGATCTTCCGATCTTTGTCGCCTATGATTCAGCCGATGTCTGGAGCCGGCGCGAACTTTTTCTGCTGGACCGGCTTGGCAAACCAACGGTTGTGGCCGGGGTTCCTCCTGATTACTTCAGTGCAACCGGTCAGTTGTGGGGCAATCCGCACTACAACTGGGATCTGATGGCACAGGATGGCTATTCCTGGTGGATAGAGCGTTTCCGGTCGATGTTCAATTTCTTTGATCTGGTCAGGATCGATCACTTCCGTGGATTTGAGGCCAGCTGGCAGATTCCGGCCGGAGAAAAGACCGCGCAACAGGGGGTATGGGTCAAGGGGCCGGGGGAGAAGCTTTTTGATGCCGTACAGGCGGCCCTGGGTAAGCTGCCGATCATTGCCGAAGACCTGGGGGTGATCACGCCGGAGGTACTTGCCTTGCGGGACCGCTATGACTTTCCCGGCATGAAGATCCTGCAGTTCGGTTTTGATGCGGAACAGGATGACCGGGACCTCCCCCATAACCATGTCAAAAACGGGGTGGTCTATACCGGCACCCATGACAATGACACCACCAAAGGCTGGTGTCGTACCCGTTCTGCAGCTGAACTGCGTGAGATGGAAGCCTACCTTGGCAGTTCCAGTTCAGGTGGCGACTGCGCTGGCGACCTGATCCGGGCTGCACTGATGTCCGTAGCAGACACCGCCATTCTGCCGCTGCAGGATATTTTGAAACTGGGCAGCGAGGCGCGCATGAATATCCCCGGCACCCCCTTTGATAACTGGGAGTGGCGTTTTTCCTGGGACCAGCTTCCCGATGATCTGGCTGCTGAACTGCATGTCCAGTTGAGACGTTACGGCAGGACAGGATAA
- a CDS encoding chloride channel protein — MKQHFAEQATLFASVIKWSCYATLVGILVGVGTTIFLRTLAWTTTQVTQLPHYYLLLPLVILLSSALVKWLAPDAAGHGTEKVIEAVHKRMGKISIAVIPVKLVATVITLAGGGSAGKEGPAAQIGAGLASTLADLLRVEDVDRRKLVICGISAGFATVFGTPVAGAIFGVEVLVLGQMFYDVLFPCFVAGIVGYHVALTLGGVYSHEIMPQIPVFSGWSLFEIIMLGVWCGLAALLLIETMKFGEKAFEKLGWHWSFKALLGGILLIAIGRFVSPDYLGLGLDTLSKGMHGEVISGGALFWKSIATSITLSSGGSGGVVTPIFFVGTAAGNLFAQLFSPQYLAAYSAIGMVALLAGAANTPIAASVMAIELFGNGIAPYAALACMVSYLIAGYRSIYPSQVLGSQKSSSLQAPTGRAMNELGSVTLKTREKSLIGLVDKMKKRKK, encoded by the coding sequence ATGAAACAACACTTCGCTGAACAGGCCACACTCTTTGCAAGCGTCATCAAGTGGTCATGCTATGCAACACTGGTTGGCATTCTGGTGGGAGTAGGCACCACCATCTTCCTGCGCACCCTTGCCTGGACCACGACGCAGGTTACCCAGCTTCCCCACTATTACCTGTTGCTGCCACTGGTCATCCTGCTCAGCAGCGCATTAGTAAAATGGTTGGCACCGGATGCTGCCGGTCACGGCACTGAAAAGGTGATTGAGGCGGTTCACAAGCGGATGGGAAAAATCTCCATTGCGGTGATACCGGTCAAGCTGGTGGCCACGGTGATTACCCTGGCCGGTGGCGGTTCAGCAGGCAAGGAAGGGCCGGCAGCCCAGATCGGTGCTGGTCTGGCCTCCACACTGGCTGACCTGTTGCGGGTCGAAGATGTTGATCGCCGCAAGCTGGTAATCTGCGGCATCAGTGCCGGATTTGCCACCGTGTTCGGCACCCCGGTGGCCGGTGCCATCTTTGGCGTGGAAGTGCTGGTATTGGGCCAGATGTTCTATGATGTCCTGTTTCCCTGTTTTGTGGCCGGCATTGTCGGCTATCACGTTGCCCTGACGCTGGGTGGGGTCTACTCCCATGAGATCATGCCGCAGATCCCGGTCTTCAGTGGCTGGAGCCTGTTTGAGATCATCATGCTGGGAGTCTGGTGTGGCCTGGCAGCCCTGCTGTTGATAGAAACCATGAAATTCGGAGAAAAGGCCTTTGAGAAACTTGGCTGGCACTGGTCATTCAAGGCGCTACTGGGCGGTATACTGCTGATAGCCATCGGCAGGTTTGTTTCGCCGGACTATCTGGGGCTTGGCCTTGATACCCTGAGCAAGGGGATGCATGGTGAGGTGATATCAGGCGGAGCCCTGTTCTGGAAAAGTATTGCCACCTCCATTACCCTCAGCAGTGGCGGTAGCGGCGGGGTGGTGACACCGATCTTCTTTGTCGGCACCGCAGCCGGCAACCTTTTCGCACAACTGTTCAGCCCCCAGTACCTTGCTGCCTATTCCGCCATCGGCATGGTGGCATTGCTGGCAGGGGCCGCCAATACGCCGATAGCCGCATCCGTCATGGCAATTGAGCTCTTTGGAAACGGCATTGCCCCTTACGCAGCCCTGGCCTGCATGGTCAGCTACCTGATCGCCGGCTACCGCAGCATCTACCCCAGCCAGGTGCTTGGGAGCCAGAAAAGTTCTTCACTTCAGGCACCAACCGGCAGGGCGATGAATGAGCTTGGCAGTGTGACCTTGAAGACACGTGAGAAATCGTTGATAGGGCTGGTTGACAAGATGAAAAAGCGAAAAAAATAA